In Aspergillus oryzae RIB40 DNA, chromosome 6, one genomic interval encodes:
- a CDS encoding uncharacterized protein (predicted protein), which yields MAYYDESHYHSPRDRYARPSSVYSQDYYSGDGPYSSSRHEAGVEIMATNMDMVYPRSLAAPGFPPSKKVCTGPTPWVAVVHIMMIPTIIIRAIVVVRNVMITKIHVCSDRYRRSQRSPSSSRSPPPRRRRKSLSEQAMEALGIGSSASSASKHHEHRRGRSHGHHSRSYSYSPSPTRSRSRHRRDRSEQRIAQAMKAALTAGAVEAYRVRKEPGDWTGAKGKRILTAALTAGGTDGIVDRDPSKHSKRHIIESTLAGLAANHFVNGPRSRSRSKSRGREKSKSKLPDLAAAGALAAAGKEAYSRFRSRRRSKSVSDYINRGMEALGLENKDKDKDDRRRHHDRPSRRDDYSDYDSDSEYGSRHHGSSRRTRHSRDYR from the exons ATGGCGTACTACGACGAAAGTCACTACCATTCCCCTCGCGATCGCTATGCGCGCCCATCAAGCGTCTACTCACAAGACTATTACTCCGGTGATGGTCCCTACAGTAGCAGTCGCCACGAAGCGGGCGTC gagatTATGGCTACGAATATGGATATGGTCTACCCCCGCAGTCTCGCCGCTCCAGGGTTTCCACCGTCCAAGAAGGTGTGCACAGGTCCCACTCCATGGGTGGCCGTGGTTCATATTATGATGATCCCGACTATCATCATTCGCGCCATAGTCGTCGTTCGAAACGTTATGATTACGAAGATCCACGTATGTA GTGACCGTTACAGGCGCTCGCAGCGTTCTCCGTCTAGCAGCCGATCGCCTCCTCCCCGCAGGCGCCGCAAATCTCTCTCAGAGCAGGCTATGGAAGCCCTAGGCATAGGTTCCTCtgcctcctcagcctccaaGCATCACGAGCACCGTCGCGGGCGTTCCCATGGCCACCATAGCAGGTCCTACTCTTATTCACCCTCTCCGACTCGGAGCAGAAGCCGTCATCGCCGGGATCGGAGTGAGCAGCGAATTGCACAAGCCATGAAAGCAGCTCTGACTGCAGGCGCAGTGGAAGCTTATCGTGTGCGCAAAGAACCCGGCGACTGGACGGGCGCAAAAGGCAAACGGATTCTCACTGCCGCTTTGACAGCGGGTGGTACTGATGGAATCGTGGATCGGGACCCTAGCAAACATTCCAAGCGCCACATTATCGAGTCTACCCTGGCAGGTCTGGCTGCGAACCATTTTGTAAACGGCCCTCGGTCTCGCTCACGGTCCAAGTCTCGAGGCCGCGAAAAGAGTAAGAGTAAACTGCCTGATCTTGCCGCCGCTGGAGCCTTGGCCGCTGCTGGGAAGGAAGCGTATAGTCGGTTTCGGTCCAG AAGGCGGAGTAAGAGCGTTTCCGACTATATCAACCGGGGCATGGAAGCGCTAGGCCTTGAAAACAAGGATAAAGACAAAGACGACCGGAGACGACATCACGATCGACCCTCTCGCCGGGATGACTACTCAGACTATGACTCGGATAGCGAATACGGATCTAGGCACCATGGGAGCTCAAGACGGACTCGGCATTCCAGAGAT TACCGATGA
- a CDS encoding aldo/keto reductase family protein (voltage-gated shaker-like K+ channel, subunit beta/KCNAB) — translation MPSLVGRDVGHTGYGLMRMTWVPQPPPQEQCFEALNTALAHGSNFWNAGELYGTPEYNSLHLLHSYFAQHPENADKVVLSIKGGLKPGQLVPDGSEANIRRSVDECLRVLDGKKKIDIFECARQDPKTTVEQTVTVLAQLVKEGKIGGIGLSEVDAETIRRAHKVHPIAAVEVEMSLFDLTILQNDVAKVCAELNIPIVAYSPLGRGVLAGAFTTAADIPDGDFRKTLPKFQDEAMKQNIKLVNEVNDLAARKGVAPVQIALAWVLTLSGKPGMPTIIPIPGGTTSAKVAQNLQAPRLTDAEMAEIDAILKRNEIVGTRY, via the exons ATGCCTTCTCTTGTTGGACGGGATGTTGGCCATACTGGCTATGGGTTGATGA GAATGACCTGGGTGCCTCAACCACCCCCGCAAGAACAATGCTTCGAGGCTCTGAACACCGCCCTCGCCCATGGCTCCAATTTCTGGAACGCCGGTGAACTCTACGGCACACCCGAATATAACTCTTTGCATCTGCTCCATAGTTACTTCGCCCAGCACCCAGAGAATGCGGACAAGGTTGTTCTTAGCATTAAGGGTGGGTTGAAGCCGGGCCAGCTGGTGCCTGATGGTTCCGAGGCCAATATTCGGCGCAGTGTGGATGAGTGTCTTCGTGTGctggatgggaagaagaagattgatatctttgagTGTGCGAGACAGGATCCCAAGACTACTGTAGAGCAGACGGTTACTGTTCTTGCGCAGTTGGTTaaggaggggaagattgGGGGCATTGGGTTGAGTGAGGTTGATGCGGAGACTATTCGGAGAGC ACACAAGGTGCACCCAATTGCAGCTGTAGAGGTTGAGATGTCTCTGTTCGACCTGACCATCCTCCAGAACGACGTCGCGAAAGTATGCGCAGAACTCAACATCCCCATTGTGGCATATTCGCCATTGGGACGGGGTGTCTTGGCCGGCGCTTTCACCACAGCCGCCGACATCCCCGATGGAGATTTCCGCAAGACGTTGCCCAAGTTCCAAGATGAGGCAATGAAGCAGAACATCAAGCTAGTCAATGAGGTCAATGACCTCGCCGCTCGGAAGGGCGTTGCTCCCGTTCAGATCGCACTCGCATGGGTCCTAACTCTTAGCGGCAAGCCTGGCATGCCTACGATTATTCCTATCCCTGGTGGTACCACGAGCGCCAAGGTGGCGCAGAACTTGCAAGCGCCTCGTCTGACTGATGCAGAGATGGCAGAGATTGATGCAATTTTGAAGCGGAATGAGATTGTTGGGACTCGATACTGA
- a CDS encoding C2H2-type zinc finger protein (predicted protein) has product MASCKAGFVSILNNDDNPSFTVRSSPRLCRHHSTSSYPYPSEPRREASNSYYRYGYAHSDSFPVNRQQFDSVSDAAQPTSPGSSDCSYDYMSAGSSYYYQPNRQEPHSYQAPTTGTAMTTAEKRLSANSVSDPPSPPASISGSRDAMATKVNRKNKYPCPFAASHNCSATFTTSGHAARHGKKHTGEKSVHCPICNKAFTRKDNMKQHIRTHRTHSEDRPTGVTEKDTDASNRWRVRRDSPLYNHHRSSSQSQMDGNAYDSMRTMR; this is encoded by the coding sequence ATGGCTAGCTGCAAGGCAGGCTTCGTGTCTATATTAAACAATGATGACAACCCGTCATTCACAGTGCGATCAAGCCCCCGTTTATGCAGACACCACTCTACTTCATCATACCCGTATCCCTCAGAGCCACGACGAGAGGCATCAAACTCATACTATCGCTATGGGTATGCCCATTCAGACTCCTTCCCAGTGAACCGGCAACAGTTCGATTCCGTGTCGGACGCCGCGCAGCCCACGTCCCCTGGATCGTCGGACTGCTCTTACGACTACATGAGCGCCGGATCCAGTTATTACTATCAGCCTAATCGTCAGGAACCCCATAGTTACCAAGCGCCGACAACGGGAACCGCGATGACAACTGCTGAGAAAAGGCTCAGCGCTAACAGCGTGTCTGACCCTCCCTCCCCACCAGCATCCATCAGTGGATCCAGAGATGCAATGGCAACCAAGGTAAACCGAAAGAACAAATACCCATGCCCGTTTGCTGCTAGTCACAACTGTTCCGCTACCTTCACCACCTCGGGACATGCGGCGCgccatggaaagaagcacACTGGCGAAAAAAGCGTACACTGTCCGATTTGCAACAAGGCTTTCACCCGAAAGGATAATATGAAGCAGCATATTCGAACTCATCGGACACACTCTGAAGACCGGCCAACGGGTGTGACGGAGAAGGACACTGATGCAAGTAACCGGTGGCGCGTAAGGAGGGACAGCCCCTTGTacaaccaccaccgatcCTCGAGCCAGTCCCAAATGGATGGGAATGCCTACGACAGCATGAGAACTATGAGATGA
- a CDS encoding uncharacterized protein (predicted protein), giving the protein MELHREGNTSNEKKESLCVNAIEKKQENNEITDGVRLGSAVSGVEEPLACLPQAASSSQRAGTRAGSILDVDGVIHSIHGLLSSLLQFLSPRTYLDDVEFNLIVPRENITIRVAILFFRSTTIPFRGISWVLTPVKPNRSWSQSLLL; this is encoded by the exons ATGGAGTTACATAGAGAGGGAAACACGTCgaacgaaaaaaaagagagTTTGTGTGTCAACGCGATTgagaagaaacaagaaaataaCGAAATAACCGATGGAGTGAGACTTGGAAGTGCCGTGTCTG GTGTCGAGGAACCGTTAGCGTGTCTTCCTCAGGCTGCTTCGTCTTCCC AACGTGCTGGCACTCGTGCGGGTTCAATTTTGGATGTTGACGGGGTGATTCATTCCATTCATGGTTTGCTCTCGTCtctccttcaattcctctctcCCAGAACCTACCTAGATGACGTCGAATTCAATTTAATTGTTCCTCGGGAGAATATCACGATTAGG GTCgccattctttttttccgCTCAACAACTATCCCTTTTCGAGGTATATCGTGGGTCTTGACACCAGTGAAACCCAACAGATCCTGGTCCCAATCGCTCCTTTTATAG
- a CDS encoding C2H2-type zinc finger protein (Zn-finger), translating to MTESPGSPLSSIASDDMSDREELKQGFSPSASNMPPSKRRRTGIASWDRNTPVSTTFQDEIPPASPSSSISSDTSGDIPNSPGTLALIGGSQDDDYSGQGNDQVTVCRWEGCDAGDLGNMDDLVQHIHNEHVGSRQKKYSCEWSDCTRKGQTHASGYALRAHMRSHTREKPFYCALPECDRSFTRSDALAKHMRTVHETEALRPSDPVPKHHNAPSAAGTPAGTPGSKLQRIKLKLSQPPKEDPEQQLNEKMNEENKYLDCYLNDWEEHGYHRELGFQPYESKLPPQQLYRLLRRQIHWAEKETVELRDEWERVLPKRKHAFLEKEAIFEDVCDAELRLFSLLMGSDAAAPSSSAAATNGAKKQPETADTEMTLNPESESVAA from the exons ATGACCGAGTCTCCGGgttcccctctctcttccatcgCCTCCGACGATATGTCGGATCGCGAGGAATTGAAGCAGGGCTTCTCCCCCTCGGCCTCAAATATGCCTCCTTCCAAACGTCGCCGCACCGGCATCGCATCCTGGGATCGCAATACCCCCGtctcaacaaccttccaAGATGAAATCCCCCCGGcctccccatcttcttccatctcctcgGACACCTCGGGCGACATCCCCAACTCCCCCGGCACACTGGCCCTTATCGGAGGCAGCCAGGACGACGACTACAGCGGCCAAGGCAACGATCAGGTCACCGTATGCCGGTGGGAAGGATGCGATGCAGGAGATCTGGGAAACATGGACGACCTAGTCCAGCACATCCACAACGAGCACGTCGGCAGTCGACAGAAGAAGTATTCCTGCGAATGGTCTGACTGTACTCGAAAGGGCCAAACACATGCAAGCGGATACGCACTGCGCGCGCATATGAGAAGCCATACGAGAGAAAAGCCGTTCTACTGTGCGCTACCAG AATGTGACCGAAGTTTCACCCGTTCAGACGCCCTCGCCAAACATATGAGAACAGTTCATGAGACAGAAGCTCTCCGACCTTCTGATCCCGTACCGAAGCATCATAATGCGCCCTCCGCCGCGGGCACCCCTGCAGGGACACCCGGGAGCAAGCTGCAGCGCATCAAGTTGAAGCTTTCGCAACCGCCTAAGGAGGACCCCGAGCAGCAGCTTAATGAGAAGATGAACGAGGAGAACAAATACCTGGACTGCTATCTGAACGATTGGGAGGAGCATGGGTACCATCGCGAGCTAGGCTTCCAGCCTTATGAGAGCAAGCTTCCGCCGCAACAACTCTATCGACTCCTCCGTCGACAAATCCACTgggcagaaaaggaaacagtAGAGCTACGCGATGAGTGGGAGAGGGTCTTGCCGAAGAGAAAACATGCATTTCTGGAGAAAGAGGCCATCTTCGAAGACGTCTGTGATGCTGAACTACGACTATTCAGTCTCCTCATGGGCAGCGACGCCGcggcgccatcatcatcagccGCTGCCACAAACGGAGCAAAGAAGCAGCCCGAGACAGCAGATACGGAAATGACGCTTAATCCCGAGTCAGAGTCGGTAGCAGCGTGA
- a CDS encoding uncharacterized protein (predicted protein): protein MIVPKPPVKLEDHCSVIYDNTLYTYSANGFASISLERNATWTQLPMGEPVSKAACVTGGLDGNEDQQALYVIGGTPSKGESSGLQRYSFKDKKWKTIDSVSGNMANRTSHKAVYLKSSSALLIYGGHQRDETDASSDTFAINTQEPYNLSAYSAENASPAYDPVLLTWNDKEAALVGGLTTPDQVHLFDPIQGWHSSDVTIPAPLSNDVQCALVNGTDGSKILEAFDMSASPNNVTSITLLNSDGAPAHKGNSSESSSTKRGITLDDYPTYDDSLAPTTTRKDYSLAQGDDGLVVISSGSGSDTLAIFNQTSNSWVNATKLFYGDQTSQQILGTTTTTPTATASGSSETSGAPASDDSSSSDVGTIIGATLGGIVGIAAILIVILFILKHKKDAKKRAAQAQDGGDKDRLSFQDRGVEPLTRSAYPMAKSPAPLAASSVDSLAIFSGHVGEEKTPKPAGAPPSFDHKPSPLSTIQSSRELSSGEFDKAIEAQDSLPGNHPGDRRTSEGWGRYFQDNSAAPLMVPPAAVPARPDSTATTATAWPMKTLAPLNTNFLEAPKPLGCVVSGSPTTEHATSPKNGQSITIPESQSARISSASDITIESDDGYEHPGSRAQQSWLGRPPSSTYSRSYYNPSYYNPSTSDVPSLVAPLRDNRMNTRGSSVLIPDTVEPVPPRDTRNNNINSDMSWLNLNAER, encoded by the coding sequence ATGATCGTTCCCAAGCCTCCTGTGAAATTGGAGGACCACTGTTCCGTCATTTACGACAACACTCTATACACCTACTCAGCCAATGGTTTCGCTTCGATCTCGCTCGAACGCAATGCGACATGGACTCAATTGCCTATGGGGGAACCGGTTTCCAAAGCCGCTTGCGTTACAGGAGGACTGGACGGCAACGAGGATCAACAGGCGCTTTATGTGATCGGAGGAACGCCTTCCAAGGGTGAAAGCTCAGGGTTGCAGCGATACTCgttcaaagacaaaaagTGGAAGACAATTGACAGCGTCAGCGGGAATATGGCCAATCGAACATCCCATAAAGCCGTCTATCTCAAATCGTCTTCCGCTCTTCTGATTTACGGCGGCCACCAACGTGACGAAACCGATGCGTCGTCGGACACGTTTGCAATCAATACGCAGGAGCCCTACAATCTTTCAGCATATTCAGCCGAGAATGCATCCCCCGCTTACGACCCTGTACTACTGACATGGAACGACAAGGAGGCTGCTCTGGTGGGCGGATTGACGACCCCAGATCAAGTGCATTTGTTTGATCCCATCCAAGGGTGGCACAGCTCCGATGTAACCATCCCGGCACCCCTGTCAAACGATGTACAATGTGCTCTTGTCAATGGGACCGACGGTAGCAAAATCCTCGAAGCTTTCGACATGAGCGCATCACCCAACAATGTCACCAGCATAACCTTGCTCAATTCTGACGGCGCCCCGGCTCACAAAGGAAACAGCTCTGAATCGTCCTCGACCAAGAGGGGGATCACTCTCGATGATTATCCAACTTATGACGACTCTCTGGCACCGACCACAACACGAAAAGACTACTCACTGGCACAGGGCGACGATGGGTTGGTGGTCATCTCCAGTGGGAGTGGCTCGGACACTCTGGCGATTTTCAATCAAACATCGAACAGCTGGGTAAACGCAACCAAGCTATTCTACGGCGATCAGACGTCGCAACAAATTCTTGGAACAACGACTACAACCCCGACTGCTACTGCAAGCGGATCCAGTGAGACTTCCGGCGCCCCGGCCAGCGATGACTCCTCGAGCAGCGATGTTGGCACGATCATCGGGGCCACACTGGGAGGTATTGTGGGAATTGCTGCCATTTTGATTGTAATCCTCTTCATTCTGAAGCATAAGAAGGATGCGAAGAAGCGAGCTGCACAGGCTCAAGATGGTGGCGACAAGGACCGCTTAAGCTTCCAAGATCGAGGTGTCGAGCCATTGACTCGATCCGCATATCCGATGGCGAAGAGCCCTGCACCGCTCGCGGCATCGTCGGTAGACTCTCTTGCGATCTTCTCCGGCCATGTTGGTGAGGAAAAGACGCCGAAGCCAGCGGGTGCTCCTCCCAGTTTCGATCACAAGCCGAGTCCCTTGAGCACCATTCAATCCAGTAGGGAGCTCAGCTCCGGCGAGTTCGACAAGGCCATCGAGGCCCAAGATTCACTGCCAGGAAACCATCCCGGCGACCGGCGAACGAGTGAAGGCTGGGGTAGGTATTTCCAAGATAACAGTGCGGCGCCTCTGATGGTTCCACCGGCAGCGGTACCCGCCCGGCCTGACTCGACGGCCACGACTGCTACTGCATGGCCGATGAAGACCCTTGCGCCTTTAAACACCAACTTTCTAGAAGCACCGAAACCGCTGGGATGCGTCGTGAGCGGTAGCCCCACCACCGAGCATGCTACGTCACCCAAAAATGGACAATCCATTACAATCCCCGAGAGCCAGTCCGCTCGCATATCCTCAGCCAGTGACATCACGATCGAATCGGACGATGGCTACGAGCATCCAGGATCACGTGCACAACAAAGCTGGCTGGGCCGCCCCCCAAGCAGCACCTACAGCAGAAGTTATTATAACCCAAGCTATTACAACCCGAGCACGTCTGACGTGCCCTCGCTCGTGGCCCCGTTACGTGACAATCGCATGAACACGCGCGGCTCGAGCGTACTGATCCCAGATACCGTCGAACCCGTGCCACCGCGCGACACTCgcaacaacaatatcaactcTGATATGAGCTGGTTGAATCTCAATGCCGAGCGCTGA